The sequence below is a genomic window from Zhongshania aliphaticivorans.
CCAACATAGGTCCGCGAACAATATCACCTACCGCGTAAATACCGGCAGCATCGGTCTCGCAATAATCATTAACAAAAATAAAACCACGTTCGTCTAAGTTAACCCCGCAATCGGCGGCTAATAAACCGGTGCTTAAAGGCTTGCGGCCAACGCACACAATCAACTTATCAAAGATTTCGGTCTTCTCTTCATCCTTAAATGTATAGCTAACTTCAACCTGCTTTTTAACAATTTTAGTACCGGTAACACGGGCGCCTAAGCGAATATCAAGCCCCTGCTTTTTAAAAACTTTAGCCGCTTCTTTGGCAATTTGGCCGTCTACCGCAGGCAAAAAGCTTTCTAGCGCTTCCAGCAGAACTACTTCACTGCCGAGCCGCGACCATACGCTACCCAGCTCCAAACCAATAACGCCAGCACCAATAACGCCCAACTTGCCTGGCACTTCTTGGAATTCTAGAGCGCCGGTTGAATCTACAATAATATTTTGATCGACCGGTGCAGGCGGAATAGCAACCGGCACAGAGCCTGCGGCGATAATAATATTGTCAGCTTCTAAAACTGAAACGCTACCATCAGCGGCAGTCACTTCAACTTTTTTACCCGCCAATACTTTTCCCGCGCCTTCAATTGCCGTCACGCCATTAGCCTGAAATAAACCGCCAATACCGCCGATCATCTGCGCGACAACGCCGTCTTTACGCTTGATCATGGCTGGCACATCAATTGCCACATCACCAGTGCTAATACCGTGAACACCGAGTGCATCTTTGGCTTCATGGTACTTATAGCTGCTATCCAGCAAGGCTTTAGACGGAATGCAGCCTACGTTTAAACAGGTGCCACCGAGGGCAAGCTTATCTTCTTTATTGCGATTTTTTTCAATACACGCGGTTTTTAAGCCCAGTTGAGCTGCGCGAATCGCGGCCACATAGCCCGCGGGACCGGAACCGATTACTACCACATCAAATTTTGACATTGTGTTGTCCTATTTCCTTTTGTGCTGAGAGAGCGCATAGCGACGCTCACAGCAATCAAACTGATTCAAGCGCCGCGTAAGGGGCTTTAGACTTCGAGCAAAAT
It includes:
- the lpdA gene encoding dihydrolipoyl dehydrogenase, whose amino-acid sequence is MSKFDVVVIGSGPAGYVAAIRAAQLGLKTACIEKNRNKEDKLALGGTCLNVGCIPSKALLDSSYKYHEAKDALGVHGISTGDVAIDVPAMIKRKDGVVAQMIGGIGGLFQANGVTAIEGAGKVLAGKKVEVTAADGSVSVLEADNIIIAAGSVPVAIPPAPVDQNIIVDSTGALEFQEVPGKLGVIGAGVIGLELGSVWSRLGSEVVLLEALESFLPAVDGQIAKEAAKVFKKQGLDIRLGARVTGTKIVKKQVEVSYTFKDEEKTEIFDKLIVCVGRKPLSTGLLAADCGVNLDERGFIFVNDYCETDAAGIYAVGDIVRGPMLAHKGSEEGVMVAERIAGHKIAMNYDCIPSVIYTHPEIAGVGKTEEQLKADGIPYKVGTFPFVAIGRAVAANDTTGMVKMLAHEDTDRILGCHIIGASAADLVQQVVIAMEFGSSAEDIGLTVFGHPTLSEAVHEAALAVNGQAIHMPNRKKRK